Proteins from a single region of Anticarsia gemmatalis isolate Benzon Research Colony breed Stoneville strain chromosome 30, ilAntGemm2 primary, whole genome shotgun sequence:
- the LOC142985593 gene encoding uncharacterized protein LOC142985593 — protein MWSSNAQSTTIPPNLLKNFDPYEILEPQKFGGNSDGPKVDRLIDLDDLPPQSGINASLLDQKTEYSYLDLYENMYVTPQLVKRKETPNTVPNNIDFKDFFDKCENGEKVDWTKDVITKKEISQDSAEITKKPKVLVSKVTVEEDPEELIYEVLTMKSKEKQILDELNRNEKLTKIDTDRLQFPRLKVLNTPNIDINALKKKSETVKPSTSKKEPEFDFANEFSRLKLNNTTKNTQSNVTNVPQNSKIDGQIYNTSNFQVIAIKKDEKAYRKKRVIRPEKETTNYTKGADFYEKSIVLPQIMSRIFARQDYLHDLSMLKRRLILDSGSNNDNIPKCSVNDSKKCENKSNIGSKTTISDDKKTTSASGRNATVNTENCSADSFGKLNPIVLMEDCNKERLRAWTQSRMFKNFVLNGNK, from the coding sequence atgtgGTCTTCAAACGCACAAAGCACAACAATCCCGCCAAACCTACTCAAGAACTTTGACCCCTACGAAATTTTGGAACCGCAGAAATTTGGCGGGAATAGTGATGGGCCTAAAGTTGATCGACTAATCGACTTAGACGATTTACCACCACAGTCGGGAATCAACGCGTCGCTTTTGGATCAAAAAACCGAATACAGCTATTTGGATTTATacgaaaatatgtatgtaaccCCTCAATTGGTTAAACGAAAAGAAACTCCTAATACTGTtccaaataatattgattttaaagatttttttgataaatgcgAAAACGGTGAAAAAGTCGATTGGACTAAAGATGTGATTACTAAAAAGGAAATTAGTCAAGATTCCGCTGAAATTACTAAAAAACCTAAAGTTTTAGTTTCAAAAGTGACAGTTGAAGAAGACCCAGAAGAATTGATCTACGAAGTTCTAACAatgaaaagtaaagaaaaacaaattttagacgaATTAAATCGTAACGAAAAACTCACTAAAATTGATACAGACAGATTACAGTTCCCGCGGCTGAAAGTTTTGAACACACCTAACATCGATATAAACGCGCTGAAAAAGAAATCTGAAACCGTGAAACCTAGTACTTCGAAAAAAGAACCAGAATTTGATTTTGCAAACGAATTTTCGCGTCTAAAGCTCAATAATACGACTAAAAACACCCAATCTAATGTTACAAATGTACCACAAAACTCTAAAATCGACGGACAAATTTATAACACGTCTAATTTCCAAGTAATCGCTATTAAAAAAGACGAAAAAGCATATAGGAAAAAACGTGTCATTCGACCGGAGAAAGAAACGACAAATTATACTAAGGGAGCGGACTTTTATGAGAAATCGATCGTTCTACCTCAAATTATGTCACGTATTTTCGCAAGGCAAGATTATTTGCATGACCTTAGTATGTTGAAACGACGATTAATCTTAGATTCAGGtagtaataatgataatattccCAAATGCAGTGTTAATGATAGTAAAAAATGCGAAAATAAGTCTAATATTGGATCAAAAACTACTATTTCTGATGATAAAAAGACTACAAGCGCTTCAGGTCGTAATGCTACAGTTAATACTGAAAATTGTTCAGCTGATTCCTTCGGAAAATTAAATCCTATTGTCTTAATGGAAGATTGTAATAAGGAAAGGTTAAGAGCCTGGACACAGAGTAGaatgtttaagaattttgttttgaacGGCAACAAATAG